From Plectropomus leopardus isolate mb chromosome 17, YSFRI_Pleo_2.0, whole genome shotgun sequence, a single genomic window includes:
- the nat15 gene encoding N-alpha-acetyltransferase 60, whose translation MSDVVPPTALSEVQLRFLCHDDIEKVKLLCGDWFPIEYPDSWYQDITSNKKFFSLAATFRGGIVGMIVAEIKGRTKVHKEDGDILASSFPVDTQVAYILSLGVVKEFRKHGIGSLLLDSLKEHISTTAQDHCKAIYLHVLTTNNTAIHFYQNRDFRQHHYLPYYYSIRGVLKDGFTYVLYINGGHPPWTIFDYIQHIGSTLASLSPCSIPQRLYRQAQSLLRSLLPWSNIASKTGIQYSRTM comes from the exons ATGAGTGACGTGGTGCCTCCCACAGCTCTCAGTGAAGTCCAGCTCCGCTTCCTCTGCCACGATGACATAGAGAAGGTCAAGCTGCTCTGTGGTGATTGGTTCCCAATCGA GTACCCGGACTCATGGTATCAGGACATCACCTCCAACAAGAAGTTCTTCTCCCTCGCTGCCACCTTCAGAGGAGGCATCGTGGGAATGATTGTGGCCGAAATCAAAGGCCGGACCAAAGTACACAAAGAG gatgGAGACATCCTGGCCTCCAGTTTCCCCGTGGACACACAGGTAGCCTACATCCTGAGCCTGGGAGTGGTCAAAGAGTTCAGGAAACATGGCATAG GCTCCCTGCTGCTGGACAGTTTGAAGGAGCACATCTCAACGACAGCCCAGGACCACTGTAAGGCCATCTACCTGCACGTCCTCACCACCAACAACACTGCCATCCACTTCTACCAGAACCGAGACTTCAGGCAGCACCACTACCTGCCCTACTACTACTCCATACGAGGCGTCCTCAAAGATGGATTCACATACGTGCTCTACATCAATGGGGGTCATCCGCCCTGGACAATATT TGACTACATCCAGCACATCGGCTCCACCCTGGCCAGCCTGAGCCCCTGCTCCATCCCACAGAGGCTGTACCGACAGGCCCAGTCCCTGCTGCGCTCTCTGCTGCCCTGGTCCAACATCGCCTCCAAGACCGGCATCCAGTACAGCAGAACCATGTGA